The following are from one region of the Tachysurus fulvidraco isolate hzauxx_2018 chromosome 24, HZAU_PFXX_2.0, whole genome shotgun sequence genome:
- the trim35-12 gene encoding E3 ubiquitin-protein ligase TRIM39: protein MPLRQRASSQPGRGGVLLNPKVTTILRPRALTSSCRSAVEDHLSCPVCCEIFADPVVLRCSHSFCRTCLNQFWSKKTPKRECPVCRRRCSLTEPTVSLVLKNVCETLTQEQKGLSTPPSSPGTTVKLLDLCPTHREPLKLYCHDEEELLCCVCHTSKKHQGHRVCPMEEAAHDLKAELKKELVPMKKNLRRLYEAKQEHDDITIHIKNQRQQAEKQIREEFEELRQFLNKQELERISLLAEEEEEKLHVMKKNTDNLSRDILMFSHAVRTIDDEMSNSEAVFLKHYKNIKQRTQLTFNEPVKVPSALINVAKHVSCLKFSLWEKMQALVEYTPVTLDANTAYPCLRLSKNLAHVSNSGMMQKLPDNPERFDHFVFVLGSEGFQSGRHAWEVEVKNNNDWVIGVVKESIARKGKVSGGPEAGFWTIALSDGIYTAMTSPPTKLKVTGHLERIRVKLDFDAGEVSFSNPLDLTPIYTFNEHFTERMFPFFCPGANINGSNSGPLKICPVKIAVWNSSLW from the exons ATGCCTTTACGACAAAGAGCTTCCTCTCAGCCCGGGAGAGGCGGCGTGCTCCTGAACCCCAAAGTGACGACGATTCTTCGTCCTCGAGCTCTGACCTCGAGCTGCCGCTCGGCCGTGGAGGACCATCTGTCGTGTCCCGTGTGCTGCGAGATCTTCGCCGACCCCGTGGTCCTGCGCTGCAGCCACAGCTTCTGTCGAACCTGCCTGAACCAGTTCTGGAGCAAGAAGACACCTAAGCGCGAGTGTCCCGTGTGCAGGAGGAGGTGTTCGCTCACCGAGCCCACAGTCAGCCTCGTACTGAAGAACGTATGTGAGACGCTGACGCAGGAACAGAAGGGCCTGAGCACGCCGCCGTCGTCTCCCGGCACCACCGTCAAGCTGTTAGACCTGTGTCCCACCCACAGAGAGCCGCTCAAACTCTACTGCCACGATGAAGAAGAGCTGCTGTGCTGCGTGTGTCACACCTCCAAGAAGCACCAAGGCCACCGCGTCTGTCCCATGGAGGAAGCAGCACATGACCTTAAG GCGGAGTTGAAGAAGGAGCTGGTGCCGATGAAGAAAAACCTCCGTCGTCTTTACGAGGCCAAGCAGGAGCACGACGACATCACCATCCACATCAAG AACCAAAGGCAGCAGGCAGAGAAACAGATCAGAGAGGAATTTGAAGAGCTCAGACAGTTCCTGAATAAACAGGAGCTGGAGCGGATCTCTCTCCTggctgaggaagaggaggagaagttGCATGTAATGAAGAAAAACACTGACAACCTCTCACGGGATATTCTGATGTTCTCCCACGCCGTCAGAACCATCGACGATGAAATGTCCAACAGCGAGGCCGTGTTCCTGAAG cACTATAAGAATATAAAACAGAG GACACAATTAACCTTTAATGAACCGGTGAAAGTTCCATCTGCTCTCATCAATGTGGCGAAACACGTCAGCTGTCTGAAGTTCAGCTTGTGGGAGAAAATGCAGGCCCTGGTGGAATACA CTCCGGTGACACTAGATGCCAACACGGCCTACCCCTGCCTGAGGCTGAGCAAAAACCTGGCCCACGTCAGCAACAGTGGCATGATGCAGAAGCTTCCCGACAACCCGGAGCGCTTCGACCACTTTGTCTTCGTGCTGGGATCCGAGGGCTTTCAGTCGGGACGACACGCCTGGGAGGTTGAGGTGAAGAACAACAACGACTGGGTCATCGGTGTGGTCAAGGAGTCCATAGCCAGAAAAGGGAAAGTCTCAGGTGGTCCAGAGGCAGGTTTCTGGACAATCGCGCTGTCTGACGGCATTTACACGGCCATGACGTCTCCGCCCACGAAGCTGAAGGTGACCGGCCATCTCGAGAGAATCAGGGTGAAGCTGGACTTTGATGCTGGCGAGGTCAGCTTCTCTAACCCTCTGGACCTGACACCCATCTACACCTTCAATGAGCACTTCACTGAGAGGATGTTCCCTTTCTTCTGCCCCGGCGCCAATATCAACGGCAGCAACTCGGGTCCTCTGAAGATCTGCCCGGTTAAAATAGCTGTGTGGAACAGCAGCCTCTGGTAA
- the gipc1 gene encoding PDZ domain-containing protein GIPC1 produces the protein MPLGLGRRKKASPLVENEEAEPIRAGLNVDGLDGGRVGIAEGVTQEGLPPPPTNLRPRLIFHTQLAHGSPTGRIEGFGNVRELYAKIGEAFAIPPEEVMFCTLNTHKVDMDKLLGGQIGLEDFIFAHVKGQRKEVEVFKGEDALGLTITDNGAGYAFIKRIREGSIIHQIQIINVGDMIESINGQTLIGCRHYEVAKMLKELQRGKNFVLKLVEPLKAFDMISQRSGGRAGSGVQLGTGRGTLRLRSKGPATVEELPSAFEEKAISKVDDLLENYMGIRDSELAATMVELGKDKKNPDEFAEALDETLGDFAFPDEFVFDVWGAIGDAKVGRI, from the exons ATGCCGCTCGGACTCGGCCGACGGAAGAAAGCGTCTCCGCTGGTGGAAAACGAGGAAGCCGAGCCGATCCGTGCTGGGCTCAACGTAGATGGACTGGACGGTGGGCGGGTCGGAATCGCCGAAGGTGTGACACAGGAAGGTCTTCCTCCTCCGCCCACTAACCTGCGACCTCGTCTCATATTCCACACCCAGCTGGCGCACGGCAGCCCCACGGGTCGTATAGAGGGATTCGGGAACGTCCGTGAACTCTACGCCAAGATCGGGGAAGCCTTTGCGATCCCGCCCGAAGAG GTTATGTTTTGCACACTAAACACCCACAAAGTGGACATGGACAAGCTGCTGGGTGGCCAGATCGGCCTGGAGGACTTTATCTTTGCTCATGTGAAAGGTCAGAGGAAAGAAGTGGAGGTGTTCAAAGGCGAGGACGCGCTTGGACTCACGATCACTGACAATGGTGCCGGCTACGCGTTTATTAAG AGAATAAGGGAAGGCAGCATCATCCATCAGATCCAAATCATCAACGTGGGAGACATGATCGAGTCCATCAACGGTCAGACGCTTATCGGCTGTCGACACTACGAGGTGGCCAAGATGCTCAAAGAGCTGCAGAGGGGGAAAAACTTCGTCTTGAAGCTGGTTGAACCGCTGAAGgcttttg ATATGATCAGTCAGCGGTCAGGGGGCAGAGCGGGGTCAGGGGTACAGCTGGGTACAGGCAGAGGGACGCTACGACTCAGATCTAAAGGACCAGCAACAGTGGAGGAgctg CCCTCAGCGTTTGAAGAAAAGGCGATATCGAAAGTTGACGATCTCCTGGAGAACTACATGGGAATACGAGATAGCGAGCTCG ctgccACCATGGTGGAGTTGGGCAAAGACAAGAAGAACCCAGACGAGTTTGCGGAGGCTTTAGACGAGACCCTTGGTGACTTTGCGTTCCCGGACGAGTTTGTGTTTGATGTCTGGGGTGCGATCGGTGATGCGAAGGTCGGTCGTATTTGA